One Helianthus annuus cultivar XRQ/B chromosome 12, HanXRQr2.0-SUNRISE, whole genome shotgun sequence genomic region harbors:
- the LOC110896647 gene encoding pleiotropic drug resistance protein 2 isoform X1 — translation MAAGPAGDELARSMSRHSSLSASFRNWASASIKEAFPGVPGGDAFEKTSVQEDEEELRLAAIERLPTYERSRKDILNQVHDDGRIRRNEISNVDHLDTKQTIASVLEVVKDDHEGFLRRIRERIDRVGIKTPKIEVRYNNLSVEGDVFIGSRALPTLLNSILNTIEGFLQLIRLVPSNKKILKILQDLSGILKPSRMTLLLGPPGSGRTTFMRTLAGVVQKDLRVTGEVTYCGHKMSEFIPQRTSAYISQHDVHQGEMTVWETLDFAAHCLGVGTRYDLLVELLRRERIAGITPDPDIDAFMKATTMTGQESSLVTDYILKILGLDICANIMVGDEMRRGISGGQKKRVTTGEMLVGPAKVFFMDEISTGLDSSTTYQIVKYMKEMVHIMDATMMIALLQPAPETFELFDDIILLSEGQMVYQGPRTNVLDFFEEVGFKCPKRKGVADFLQEVTSRKDQEQYWFRKEEPYRFISVPEFTQLFARSQLGQNLYNSLASPYDITKVHPAALVDQKYGISNLDLLRANLAREWLLMKRNAFLYIFKTCQITIMSIIAFSVFFRTTMKSGQLKDGGKYMGALFFSLINMMFNGAAELALTVMRLPVFYKQRDSLFYPAWAFAVPIWLLKIPISVVESVIWIAITYYTIGFAPAAYRFYKQLLAYISVHQMALCLFRFLASIGRIQVVASALGTFTLLIVFVLGGFIVAKDDIEPWMIWGYYISPMMYGQNAIMINEFLDDRWNTPNPDPRINEPTVGKVLLSSRGMFTTDYMFWVCVGALIAYSVIFTIFFVLALTYLNRKFILSYWIRPNKENLLISGTEEMAAKKKGMVLPFQPLSLAFDHVNYYVDMPAEMKAQGITEDRLQLLRDVSGAFRPGVLTALVGVSGAGKTTLMDVLAGRKTGGYIEGDISISGYPKKQETFARVSGYCEQNDIHSPHVTVYESLVYSAWLRLAPDVSDEARQTFVEEVMNLVELNSVRDSLVELPGVSGLSTEQRKRLTIAVELVANPSIIFMDEPTSGLDARAAAIVMRTVRNTVDTGRTVVCTIHQPSIDIFEAFDELMLMKRGGQVIYAGPLGHHSRLLVEYFQKISGITRIKDGQNPATWMLEVSSSTVEAQLNVDFASIYAQSELYRRNQELIQDLSTPAPGVHDLHFPTKYSQSFFEQCNACLWKQLLSYWRHPQYNVVRFLMTTVIGVMFGIIFWDKGQKTSQQQDLMNMLGAMYAAVMFLGGTNTQSVQTVVSIERTVFYREKAAGMYSPLPYAFAQVAIEVIYVCIQTLIYSLLLYSMIGFAWSASKFLWFYFFVYMCFIYFTLYGMMLVALTPNYHIAAITMSFFLSFWNLFSGFIIPRTQIPIWWRWYYWGSPVAWTLYGLITSQVGQNEDLVEVPGAGSVPVREFIKDYMGFEYDFLGYVAMAHVGWVVLFFIVFVCGIKFLNFQKR, via the exons ATGGCGGCAGGGCCCGCCGGAGATGAACTGGCACGCTCGATGAGCCGACATTCGAGTTTATCGGCATCTTTTAGGAACTGGGCTTCAGCTAGCATTAAGGAGGCTTTTCCAGGGGTACCTGGAGGTGATGCTTTCGAAAAAACTAGTGTACAAGAGGACGAAGAGGAACTTAGATTGGCTGCTATTGAAAGGCTCCCCACTTATGAAAGATCAAGAAAAGATATATTGAATCAAGTTCATGATGATGGGAGAATCCGAAGAAATGAAATCTCAAATGTTGATCATCTGGATACGAAGCAGACTATTGCGAGTGTTCTTGAAGTCGTTAAAGATGATCATGAGGGTTTTCTTCGACGTATTCGAGAAAGGATTGATAG GGTTGGGATCAAAACTCCGAAGATTGAAGTTCGTTACAATAATCTATCAGTTGAAGGAGATGTATTCATAGGGTCTAGAGCACTTCCAACATTGTTGAATTCCATCCTTAATACCATTGAG GGATTTCTCCAACTCATTAGGCTTGTTCCATCCAACAAAAAGATCCTCAAAATATTGCAGGATTTGAGTGGAATCTTGAAACCTTCAAG GATGACACTACTTCTTGGACCGCCTGGCTCTGGGAGGACAACCTTCATGAGGACACTTGCCGGAGTAGTACAAAAGGATTTAAGAGTAACCGGAGAAGTTACTTATTGTGGTCATAAAATGTCCGAGTTCATTCCTCAAAGGACTTCCGCGTATATTAGTCAACACGATGTTCACCAAGGTGAGATGACAGTTTGGGAGACACTTGACTTTGCAGCACATTGTCTCGGTGTAGGAACCAGATATGATCTATTGGTAGAACTGTTGAGACGCGAGAGAATTGCAGGGATCACACCAGATCCTGATATTGATGCTTTCATGAAAGCCACGACAATGACTGGACAAGAATCTAGTTTGGTTACAGACTATATTCTCAAG ATACTTGGACTAGATATATGTGCTAATATCATGGTGGGTGATGAGATGCGTAGAGGAATCTCCGGTGGCCAGAAGAAACGCGTCACTACTG GAGAAATGTTGGTAGGGCCTGCAAAGGTATTCTTCATGGATGAAATTTCTACTGGTTTGGATAGTTCAACTACTTATCAGATTGTTAAATAtatgaaagaaatggttcatatAATGGATGCAACTATGATGATCGCCCTTTTACAACCTGCACCCGAAACCTTCGAGTTATTTGATGACATTATACTCCTTTCAGAAGGTCAAATGGTGTACCAAGGCCCGCGTACGAATGTTCTTGATTTCTTCGAAGAGGTAGGATTTAAATGCCCGAAAAGGAAAGGAGTTGCGGATTTTTTACAAGAGGTTACTTCAAGAAAGGATCAAGAACAATACTGGTTCAGAAAAGAAGAACCTTACAGATTCATATCTGTGCCTGAGTTCACTCAGTTGTTTGCTCGGTCTCAACTCGGCCAGAATCTTTATAACAGTCTTGCAAGTCCTTATGACATTACTAAAGTCCATCCTGCTGCTTTGGTAGATCAAAAGTATGGTATATCAAATTTGGACCTTTTAAGAGCGAATTTAGCAAGAGAATGGTTGCTAATGAAGCGTAACGCCTTTTTGTACATATTCAAGACATGTCAAATAACGATAATGTCGATTATCGCGTTCAGTGTGTTCTTTAGGACAACGATGAAAAGTGGTCAGCTTAAAGATGGTGGAAAGTATATGGGTGCATTGTTTTTCAGTCTTATTAATATGATGTTTAATGGGGCTGCTGAGCTCGCGCTCACCGTTATGAGGCTTCCTGTGTTCTATAAACAAAGGGATTCTTTGTTCTACCCTGCGTGGGCATTCGCGGTCCCCATTTGGCTTCTAAAGATCCCTATATCAGTCGTTGAATCTGTAATATGGATCGCGATAACATATTATACCATTGGGTTTGCGCCTGCCGCTTATCGGTTTTATAAACAACTTTTGGCTTATATCAGTGTGCACCAAATGGCTTTGTGCCTCTTTCGATTTCTTGCTTCAATCGGGAGAATACAGGTGGTTGCAAGTGCTCTTGGGACCTTTACATTGTTAATAGTCTTTGTGCTAGGCGGATTCATCGTAGCAAAAG ATGACATTGAGCCATGGATGATATGGGGTTACTACATTTCTCCCATGATGTACGGACAGAACGCCATCATGATCAACGAGTTTTTAGATGATAGATGGAACACT CCGAATCCTGACCCACGAATCAACGAACCAACAGTAGGAAAAGTTCTTCTGAGTTCTAGAGGCATGTTCACAACTGACTATATGTTTTGGGTTTGTGTTGGCGCACTCATTGCGTACTCAGTGATCTTTACCATCTTCTTCGTTTTGGCATTGACATATTTGAATCGTAAGTTTATTCTTTCTTATTGGATCAGACCAAA TAAGGAGAATTTACTGATTTCAGGTACAGAAGAAATGGCAGCTAAAAAGAAAGGAATGGTGCTTCCATTTCAGCCACTATCACTTGCATTTGATCATGTCAATTACTACGTCGATATGCCTGCG GAAATGAAAGCTCAAGGAATTACGGAGGATCGTTTACAACTACTAAGAGATGTAAGTGGTGCATTTAGGCCGGGTGTTCTAACAGCATTGGTTGGTGTTAGTGGTGCCGGGAAGACAACATTAATGGATGTTTTAGCCGGAAGAAAAACCGGTGGCTACATTGAAGGGGACATCAGCATTTCTGGGTACCCAAAGAAACAAGAAACGTTCGCTCGTGTGAGTGGATACTGTGAACAAAACGATATCCATTCTCCACATGTTACAGTTTATGAATCACTTGTTTATTCCGCTTGGCTTCGACTCGCTCCAGATGTAAGCGATGAAGCAAGACAG ACATTTGTGGAGGAAGTAATGAATTTGGTAGAGCTGAATTCTGTAAGGGATTCACTAGTAGAGCTTCCGGGGGTAAGCGGTCTCTCGACTGAACAACGAAAAAGACTCACTATAGCTGTTGAGTTGGTGGCTAACCCATCCATTATCTTTATGGACGAGCCCACATCAGGACTTGACGCAAGAGCTGCAGCCATTGTCATGAGAACGGTTAGGAACACGGTTGATACTGGCAGAACTGTTGTCTGCACCATTCACCAGCCGAGTATCGACATTTTTGAAGCATTTGATGAG CTAATGTTGATGAAAAGAGGTGGTCAGGTTATTTATGCTGGACCTCTTGGACACCATTCTAGGCTACTAGTCGAATACTTCCAA AAAATTTCAGGGATTACAAGAATAAAAGATGGTCAAAATCCCGCAACTTGGATGCTTGAAGTCAGTTCTTCCACGGTTGAAGCTCAACTTAATGTCGATTTTGCATCAATCTATGCTCAGTCTGAACTTTACAG AAGGAACCAGGAGCTCATACAAGACTTGAGCACACCCGCGCCTGGAGTCCACGACCTACATTTCCCAACAAAATATTCACAATCATTTTTCGAACAGTGTAATGCCTGTTTATGGAAACAACTACTTTCTTACTGGAGACATCCACAGTACAATGTTGTTCGGTTCTTGATGACGACAGTGATCGGGGTAATGTTTGGAATAATTTTCTGGGACAAAGGCCAAAAAAC GAGTCAACAACAAGATTTGATGAACATGCTTGGTGCTATGTATGCTGCTGTTATGTTTCTTGGAGGAACAAATACGCAATCGGTCCAGACTGTCGTGTCAATAGAGAGGACCGTTTTCTATCGTGAAAAAGCCGCAGGGATGTATTCCCCACTCCCGTATGCATTCGCCCAG GTCGCGATTGAGGTGATTTACGTATGCATTCAAACGTTAATTTACAGCCTTCTACTTTACTCGATGATTGGATTCGCTTGGTCAGCTAGCAAATTCTTGTGGTTCTATTTCTTCGTATACATGTGTTTTATCTACTTCACATTGTATGGAATGATGCTTGTCGCTCTCACCCCAAACTACCATATTGCGGCGATTACTATGTCGTTTTTCCTCAGCTTTTGGAACCTGTTTTCTGGCTTCATTATCCCTAGAACA CAAATTCCGATATGGTGGCGTTGGTATTACTGGGGTTCTCCGGTTGCGTGGACATTATACGGGCTTATAACCTCTCAGGTGGGTCAAAATGAGGACCTAGTTGAAGTGCCTGGAGCAGGTTCGGTTCCGGTTAGGGAATTCATCAAGGATTACATGGGATTCGAGTACGATTTTCTTGGTTATGTTGCAATGGCTCATGTTGGTTGGGTTGTTTTATTCTTTATTGTATTCGTGTGTGGCATCAAATTTCTTAATTTTCAGAAAAGATAA
- the LOC110896647 gene encoding pleiotropic drug resistance protein 2 isoform X2, with protein MSRHSSLSASFRNWASASIKEAFPGVPGGDAFEKTSVQEDEEELRLAAIERLPTYERSRKDILNQVHDDGRIRRNEISNVDHLDTKQTIASVLEVVKDDHEGFLRRIRERIDRVGIKTPKIEVRYNNLSVEGDVFIGSRALPTLLNSILNTIEGFLQLIRLVPSNKKILKILQDLSGILKPSRMTLLLGPPGSGRTTFMRTLAGVVQKDLRVTGEVTYCGHKMSEFIPQRTSAYISQHDVHQGEMTVWETLDFAAHCLGVGTRYDLLVELLRRERIAGITPDPDIDAFMKATTMTGQESSLVTDYILKILGLDICANIMVGDEMRRGISGGQKKRVTTGEMLVGPAKVFFMDEISTGLDSSTTYQIVKYMKEMVHIMDATMMIALLQPAPETFELFDDIILLSEGQMVYQGPRTNVLDFFEEVGFKCPKRKGVADFLQEVTSRKDQEQYWFRKEEPYRFISVPEFTQLFARSQLGQNLYNSLASPYDITKVHPAALVDQKYGISNLDLLRANLAREWLLMKRNAFLYIFKTCQITIMSIIAFSVFFRTTMKSGQLKDGGKYMGALFFSLINMMFNGAAELALTVMRLPVFYKQRDSLFYPAWAFAVPIWLLKIPISVVESVIWIAITYYTIGFAPAAYRFYKQLLAYISVHQMALCLFRFLASIGRIQVVASALGTFTLLIVFVLGGFIVAKDDIEPWMIWGYYISPMMYGQNAIMINEFLDDRWNTVSSSVTSTVGKVLLSSRGMFTTDYMFWVCVGALIAYSVIFTIFFVLALTYLNPRGGSRTVVPNEDEQLKHSGSAKDDQEEMAAKKKGMVLPFQPLSLAFDHVNYYVDMPAEMKAQGITEDRLQLLRDVSGAFRPGVLTALVGVSGAGKTTLMDVLAGRKTGGYIEGDISISGYPKKQETFARVSGYCEQNDIHSPHVTVYESLVYSAWLRLAPDVSDEARQTFVEEVMNLVELNSVRDSLVELPGVSGLSTEQRKRLTIAVELVANPSIIFMDEPTSGLDARAAAIVMRTVRNTVDTGRTVVCTIHQPSIDIFEAFDELMLMKRGGQVIYAGPLGHHSRLLVEYFQKISGITRIKDGQNPATWMLEVSSSTVEAQLNVDFASIYAQSELYRRNQELIQDLSTPAPGVHDLHFPTKYSQSFFEQCNACLWKQLLSYWRHPQYNVVRFLMTTVIGVMFGIIFWDKGQKTSQQQDLMNMLGAMYAAVMFLGGTNTQSVQTVVSIERTVFYREKAAGMYSPLPYAFAQVAIEVIYVCIQTLIYSLLLYSMIGFAWSASKFLWFYFFVYMCFIYFTLYGMMLVALTPNYHIAAITMSFFLSFWNLFSGFIIPRTQIPIWWRWYYWGSPVAWTLYGLITSQVGQNEDLVEVPGAGSVPVREFIKDYMGFEYDFLGYVAMAHVGWVVLFFIVFVCGIKFLNFQKR; from the exons ATGAGCCGACATTCGAGTTTATCGGCATCTTTTAGGAACTGGGCTTCAGCTAGCATTAAGGAGGCTTTTCCAGGGGTACCTGGAGGTGATGCTTTCGAAAAAACTAGTGTACAAGAGGACGAAGAGGAACTTAGATTGGCTGCTATTGAAAGGCTCCCCACTTATGAAAGATCAAGAAAAGATATATTGAATCAAGTTCATGATGATGGGAGAATCCGAAGAAATGAAATCTCAAATGTTGATCATCTGGATACGAAGCAGACTATTGCGAGTGTTCTTGAAGTCGTTAAAGATGATCATGAGGGTTTTCTTCGACGTATTCGAGAAAGGATTGATAG GGTTGGGATCAAAACTCCGAAGATTGAAGTTCGTTACAATAATCTATCAGTTGAAGGAGATGTATTCATAGGGTCTAGAGCACTTCCAACATTGTTGAATTCCATCCTTAATACCATTGAG GGATTTCTCCAACTCATTAGGCTTGTTCCATCCAACAAAAAGATCCTCAAAATATTGCAGGATTTGAGTGGAATCTTGAAACCTTCAAG GATGACACTACTTCTTGGACCGCCTGGCTCTGGGAGGACAACCTTCATGAGGACACTTGCCGGAGTAGTACAAAAGGATTTAAGAGTAACCGGAGAAGTTACTTATTGTGGTCATAAAATGTCCGAGTTCATTCCTCAAAGGACTTCCGCGTATATTAGTCAACACGATGTTCACCAAGGTGAGATGACAGTTTGGGAGACACTTGACTTTGCAGCACATTGTCTCGGTGTAGGAACCAGATATGATCTATTGGTAGAACTGTTGAGACGCGAGAGAATTGCAGGGATCACACCAGATCCTGATATTGATGCTTTCATGAAAGCCACGACAATGACTGGACAAGAATCTAGTTTGGTTACAGACTATATTCTCAAG ATACTTGGACTAGATATATGTGCTAATATCATGGTGGGTGATGAGATGCGTAGAGGAATCTCCGGTGGCCAGAAGAAACGCGTCACTACTG GAGAAATGTTGGTAGGGCCTGCAAAGGTATTCTTCATGGATGAAATTTCTACTGGTTTGGATAGTTCAACTACTTATCAGATTGTTAAATAtatgaaagaaatggttcatatAATGGATGCAACTATGATGATCGCCCTTTTACAACCTGCACCCGAAACCTTCGAGTTATTTGATGACATTATACTCCTTTCAGAAGGTCAAATGGTGTACCAAGGCCCGCGTACGAATGTTCTTGATTTCTTCGAAGAGGTAGGATTTAAATGCCCGAAAAGGAAAGGAGTTGCGGATTTTTTACAAGAGGTTACTTCAAGAAAGGATCAAGAACAATACTGGTTCAGAAAAGAAGAACCTTACAGATTCATATCTGTGCCTGAGTTCACTCAGTTGTTTGCTCGGTCTCAACTCGGCCAGAATCTTTATAACAGTCTTGCAAGTCCTTATGACATTACTAAAGTCCATCCTGCTGCTTTGGTAGATCAAAAGTATGGTATATCAAATTTGGACCTTTTAAGAGCGAATTTAGCAAGAGAATGGTTGCTAATGAAGCGTAACGCCTTTTTGTACATATTCAAGACATGTCAAATAACGATAATGTCGATTATCGCGTTCAGTGTGTTCTTTAGGACAACGATGAAAAGTGGTCAGCTTAAAGATGGTGGAAAGTATATGGGTGCATTGTTTTTCAGTCTTATTAATATGATGTTTAATGGGGCTGCTGAGCTCGCGCTCACCGTTATGAGGCTTCCTGTGTTCTATAAACAAAGGGATTCTTTGTTCTACCCTGCGTGGGCATTCGCGGTCCCCATTTGGCTTCTAAAGATCCCTATATCAGTCGTTGAATCTGTAATATGGATCGCGATAACATATTATACCATTGGGTTTGCGCCTGCCGCTTATCGGTTTTATAAACAACTTTTGGCTTATATCAGTGTGCACCAAATGGCTTTGTGCCTCTTTCGATTTCTTGCTTCAATCGGGAGAATACAGGTGGTTGCAAGTGCTCTTGGGACCTTTACATTGTTAATAGTCTTTGTGCTAGGCGGATTCATCGTAGCAAAAG ATGACATTGAGCCATGGATGATATGGGGTTACTACATTTCTCCCATGATGTACGGACAGAACGCCATCATGATCAACGAGTTTTTAGATGATAGATGGAACACTGTAAGCTCAAGTGTAACTT CAACAGTAGGAAAAGTTCTTCTGAGTTCTAGAGGCATGTTCACAACTGACTATATGTTTTGGGTTTGTGTTGGCGCACTCATTGCGTACTCAGTGATCTTTACCATCTTCTTCGTTTTGGCATTGACATATTTGAATC CCCGTGGAGGTTCGAGAACTGTGGTTCCAAATGAAGATGAGCAACTTAAACACTCTGGATCCGCTAAAGATGATCAAG AAGAAATGGCAGCTAAAAAGAAAGGAATGGTGCTTCCATTTCAGCCACTATCACTTGCATTTGATCATGTCAATTACTACGTCGATATGCCTGCG GAAATGAAAGCTCAAGGAATTACGGAGGATCGTTTACAACTACTAAGAGATGTAAGTGGTGCATTTAGGCCGGGTGTTCTAACAGCATTGGTTGGTGTTAGTGGTGCCGGGAAGACAACATTAATGGATGTTTTAGCCGGAAGAAAAACCGGTGGCTACATTGAAGGGGACATCAGCATTTCTGGGTACCCAAAGAAACAAGAAACGTTCGCTCGTGTGAGTGGATACTGTGAACAAAACGATATCCATTCTCCACATGTTACAGTTTATGAATCACTTGTTTATTCCGCTTGGCTTCGACTCGCTCCAGATGTAAGCGATGAAGCAAGACAG ACATTTGTGGAGGAAGTAATGAATTTGGTAGAGCTGAATTCTGTAAGGGATTCACTAGTAGAGCTTCCGGGGGTAAGCGGTCTCTCGACTGAACAACGAAAAAGACTCACTATAGCTGTTGAGTTGGTGGCTAACCCATCCATTATCTTTATGGACGAGCCCACATCAGGACTTGACGCAAGAGCTGCAGCCATTGTCATGAGAACGGTTAGGAACACGGTTGATACTGGCAGAACTGTTGTCTGCACCATTCACCAGCCGAGTATCGACATTTTTGAAGCATTTGATGAG CTAATGTTGATGAAAAGAGGTGGTCAGGTTATTTATGCTGGACCTCTTGGACACCATTCTAGGCTACTAGTCGAATACTTCCAA AAAATTTCAGGGATTACAAGAATAAAAGATGGTCAAAATCCCGCAACTTGGATGCTTGAAGTCAGTTCTTCCACGGTTGAAGCTCAACTTAATGTCGATTTTGCATCAATCTATGCTCAGTCTGAACTTTACAG AAGGAACCAGGAGCTCATACAAGACTTGAGCACACCCGCGCCTGGAGTCCACGACCTACATTTCCCAACAAAATATTCACAATCATTTTTCGAACAGTGTAATGCCTGTTTATGGAAACAACTACTTTCTTACTGGAGACATCCACAGTACAATGTTGTTCGGTTCTTGATGACGACAGTGATCGGGGTAATGTTTGGAATAATTTTCTGGGACAAAGGCCAAAAAAC GAGTCAACAACAAGATTTGATGAACATGCTTGGTGCTATGTATGCTGCTGTTATGTTTCTTGGAGGAACAAATACGCAATCGGTCCAGACTGTCGTGTCAATAGAGAGGACCGTTTTCTATCGTGAAAAAGCCGCAGGGATGTATTCCCCACTCCCGTATGCATTCGCCCAG GTCGCGATTGAGGTGATTTACGTATGCATTCAAACGTTAATTTACAGCCTTCTACTTTACTCGATGATTGGATTCGCTTGGTCAGCTAGCAAATTCTTGTGGTTCTATTTCTTCGTATACATGTGTTTTATCTACTTCACATTGTATGGAATGATGCTTGTCGCTCTCACCCCAAACTACCATATTGCGGCGATTACTATGTCGTTTTTCCTCAGCTTTTGGAACCTGTTTTCTGGCTTCATTATCCCTAGAACA CAAATTCCGATATGGTGGCGTTGGTATTACTGGGGTTCTCCGGTTGCGTGGACATTATACGGGCTTATAACCTCTCAGGTGGGTCAAAATGAGGACCTAGTTGAAGTGCCTGGAGCAGGTTCGGTTCCGGTTAGGGAATTCATCAAGGATTACATGGGATTCGAGTACGATTTTCTTGGTTATGTTGCAATGGCTCATGTTGGTTGGGTTGTTTTATTCTTTATTGTATTCGTGTGTGGCATCAAATTTCTTAATTTTCAGAAAAGATAA